In the genome of Streptomyces aquilus, the window CCTTGAGCACGGCGTCCCAGCCCGTGACGACCACCGGCGAGAAGGCGATGACGTCGACCTTCTGCGCGATGTAGCTGCGGATCGCGGAGATCTGGTTCTCCTGCTTCTGCTGGGCGTCGGAGAACTTCAGGGTGTAGCCCGCGTCCTTGGCCGCGGACTTCACCGACTCACTGTTGGCGGTGCGCCAGCCGCTCTCGGAGCCGACCTGCGAGAAGCCGAGGACGATCTTCTTGCTGCCGCCGCCTCCCGTGGAGTCGCCGGCGCTGTCGTCCTCCTTGGCGCAGGCCGCCAGGGTGCCGGCCGCCGCCACGCCGATCGCCGCAGTGAGGAAGTTCCTTCTGTTGAGCATGTTCTTCTCCTTTGAAGAGCCGGTCCGGGGAGGACCGCTGTACTCGTGGGACCGACTGCCCTGCGTCCAGCCTGTCGATCATTATTCGAAATATCGGTCACACTGGTGTACGAATTAGCTGGTCGGTGCATGTCAGTCGGGAGCGGTGCTGGCCCGGACCACGAGATGCGGCTCGATGGCGACTCCGGGCGTCCCGGACGGGGCCCGGCCCTCGATGAGGTCCAGCAGCAGGGCGATGCTGTGCTTGCCCACCGTCGCGAAGTCCTGCCGGACGGTGGTGAGCGGTGGAGCGAAGAACTCGGACTCCGGGATGTCGTCGAAGCCGACGATCGCGACGTCCTGGGGCGTGCGCACCCCCGCTTCCCGCAGGGCCCGCAACACCCCCAGTGCCATCTGGTCGTTGGCGACGAAGACGGCGGTGAGTCCGCGGCCCACCCAGCCGGCCAGTTGCTGGCCCGCACGGTAGCCCGACAGTGGACTCCAGTCCCCTCGCAGCAGCTTCGGCGGCTCGACGCCCGCCGCTTCGAGGGTGTCCCGCCAGCCGGTGACCCGGTCGGCCGCCTCCTGCCAGTCCTCGGGTCCGGCGAGATGCCAGACCGTGCGGTGGCCCGCGGCCAGCAGATGACCGGTGGCGAGCCGGGCGCCGAGCTGCTGGTCGACGTTGACGCTGGGGATCTCGGCGCCGGAGCCGGTGCCGACGACCACCACCGGGAAGGGGTGGCGGAGTTCGGCGAGGGCCTCGACCGCCGAGCGTTGCGGGGCGAGGGCGATCACCCCCTCCACGCCGCCCTCGCTGAGGTGGTCGAGCGCCTCGGAGAGGGTTTCCTTCGCCAGCTTGTGCAGGCTGACCGTCGAGACGGTGTACCCCGCCGCCCGCGCCGCGTCCTCCAGTGCGAACAGCGTGCTGGCCGGACCGTAGAGCGTGGTGTTGGCGGCGACCACACCCAGGGTGCGGGTGCGGCGGGTGGCCAGGGCCCGTGCCGAGGAGTTGCGGCGGTAGCCCATCTCCTCGATGGCGCGGAGCACCTTGGCCCGGGTCTCCTCCCGCACGTTGGGGTGATCACCCAGGACACGGGAGACGGTCTGGTGCGACACGCCGGCCAGGCGTGCCACGTCGGCCATGGTGGGCGGCCGGAGCTCCAAGTGGTTCACGGCCGCACCTCCCGGCGGTCAGCGATCGATTGAATGCGAGGCACATTGTGAGCGCTAACAATTCGCGGCGGTCAAGAGGGCTGCATCAGGGAAGTCGTCACGGTTGAATAACGCCGCAGGCTGCAGGAGTTGAGATCCCGGACGGATGTGCACGTCACCAAGACCATTCCGGCGTTCGACCCTCCGACCCATTGACACCCCGCCCGAGACGTCCTTACCGTCGGGCCAGCATTTCGAACGTGAGCCGAAATTTCGAACAACAAGCTTCAGAGCCTAGGGAGTAGCTGACGTGCGCATCACGGGAATCAGCACGCACGTGGTCGGGACGCCATGGCGCAACCTGACCTACGTCCAGGTGCACACCGACGAGGGACTCACCGGAGTCGGCGAGACCCGCATGCTGGGCCACACCGACGCCCTGCTCGGCTATCTGCACGAGGCGAAGACCAACCACATTCTCGGGTCGGACCCGTTCGCTGTCGAGGATCTGGTCAAGCGGATGAAGTACGGCGACTACGGCCGTGCGGGCGAGATCGTGATGTCCGGCATCGCCGTGATCGAGATGGCCTGCTGGGACATCAAGGGCAAGGCCCTCGGCGTCCCGGTCTGGCAGCTGCTCGGCGGCAAGGTCACCGACAAGGTCAAGGCCTACGCCAACGGCTGGTACACCACCGAGCGCACCCCGGAGGCCTACCACAAGGCCGCCCAGGGCGTCATGGAGCGCGGTTACAAGGCCCTCAAGATCGACCCCTTCGGCACCGGCCACTTCGAGCTCGACCACGAGCAGAGCCTGTACGCCGTCTCGCTCATCGAGGCCGTCCGGGACGCCATCGGTCCGGACGCCGAGCTGATGCTGGAGATGCACGGCCGCTTCTCCCCCGCCACCGCCGTCCGCCTCGCCAAGGACCTCGCGCCCTTCAAGCCCGCGTGGCTGGAGGAGCCGGTGCCGCCGGAGAACCTGAAGGCGCTGGAGAAGGTGGCCGCCAAGGTCGACATGCCGGTCGCCACCGGTGAGCGCATCCACGACCGGATCGAGTTCCGCGAGCTCTTCGAGAGCCAGGCCGTGGACATCATCCAGCCCGACGTCGGCCACATCGGCGGCATCTGGGAGACCCGCAAGCTGGCCGCGACCGCCGAGACCCACTACATGCTGGTCGCCCCGCACAACGTGGGCGGCCCGGTGCTCACCGCCGCCTCCCTCCAGGTCGGCTTCACCGCCCCGAACTTCAAGATCCTGGAGCACTTCAACGACTTCGCCGACGCGGAGATCAAGAAGGTCGTCAAGGGCGCCCCGCAGGTCGTGGACGGCTACTTCGAGCTGTCGCACGAGCCGGGCCTCGGTGTCGAGCTGGACGTCGACGCCGCCGCCGAGTTCCCGCAGCAGCAGGCCCGCTTCGACCTGTGGGCCGAGGGCTGGGAGCAGCGCAAGCCGAAGGGCACCGAGCAGTGAGCAGCGCGGTCGTCATCGGGGCGCCCGGCGAGCACGAGCTCGTCGCGCACACCCCGCGAGAGCCCGGTGCCGGCGAGGCCCTGGTCCGCGTCCACGCGGTCGGCATCTGCGGCAGCGACCGCGAGGTGTACCAGGGCAACCGGCCCGAGGGGTACGTCCGGTACCCGCTCACCCCGGGCCATGAGTGGTCCGGGGTGGTCGAGGCCGTGGGCTCCGGGGTCCCGGAGTCGCTGGTCGGCCGCAAGGTGGTCGGCGAGGGCTTCCGCAACTGCCAGGTCTGCGACCGCTGCCACGCGGGCGAGACCACGCTGTGCACCGACGGCTACGAGGAGACGGGCTTCACCCAGCCCGGCGCCATGGCCGCCACCCTCACCCTGCCGGCCCGGCTGCTGCACGCCCTGCCGGACGACGCCGACCTGACGGCGGCGGCGCTGCTGGAGCCGGCCGCGTGCATCGCGGCCGCCGCGCTGAAGGCGAACGCACGGCCCGGTGAGCGGGTCGCGGTGGTGGGCACGGGCACGCTCGGGATGTTCGCGGTGCAGTTCCTGCGGGCGGGTTCGCCCTCGGAGCTGCTGGTGGTGGGCACCCGCCCGGACCGCGCGGAGCTGTCGAAGACCTTCGGCGCCACCGACTTCCGCACCCGCGACCAGGAGCTCCCCGACGACTTCGACGTCGTCATCGAGACCGCCGGGTCGGCGTCCGCCGCGAACACCGCGGCCTCGCTGCTCAGACGCGGCGGCCGGCTCGTCCTGACGGGCATCCCGGCGCCGGGCGCGGACGGACTGGACCCCACCGATCTCGTCGTACGGCAGCTGGAGGTGCACACCGTGTTCGGGGCGCCGCCGGACGCCTGGGCGCACACGGTGCGGGTCTTCGGGGCCGGGCTGCTCGATCCGCTGCCGCTCGTCACGCACGAGTTGCCGCTGGAGGAGTTCCCGCAGGCCATCGAGCTGGTCGGGTCCGGC includes:
- a CDS encoding LacI family DNA-binding transcriptional regulator, with protein sequence MNHLELRPPTMADVARLAGVSHQTVSRVLGDHPNVREETRAKVLRAIEEMGYRRNSSARALATRRTRTLGVVAANTTLYGPASTLFALEDAARAAGYTVSTVSLHKLAKETLSEALDHLSEGGVEGVIALAPQRSAVEALAELRHPFPVVVVGTGSGAEIPSVNVDQQLGARLATGHLLAAGHRTVWHLAGPEDWQEAADRVTGWRDTLEAAGVEPPKLLRGDWSPLSGYRAGQQLAGWVGRGLTAVFVANDQMALGVLRALREAGVRTPQDVAIVGFDDIPESEFFAPPLTTVRQDFATVGKHSIALLLDLIEGRAPSGTPGVAIEPHLVVRASTAPD
- a CDS encoding zinc-dependent alcohol dehydrogenase, producing MSSAVVIGAPGEHELVAHTPREPGAGEALVRVHAVGICGSDREVYQGNRPEGYVRYPLTPGHEWSGVVEAVGSGVPESLVGRKVVGEGFRNCQVCDRCHAGETTLCTDGYEETGFTQPGAMAATLTLPARLLHALPDDADLTAAALLEPAACIAAAALKANARPGERVAVVGTGTLGMFAVQFLRAGSPSELLVVGTRPDRAELSKTFGATDFRTRDQELPDDFDVVIETAGSASAANTAASLLRRGGRLVLTGIPAPGADGLDPTDLVVRQLEVHTVFGAPPDAWAHTVRVFGAGLLDPLPLVTHELPLEEFPQAIELVGSGDPAVGKVLLKP
- a CDS encoding mandelate racemase/muconate lactonizing enzyme family protein, which gives rise to MRITGISTHVVGTPWRNLTYVQVHTDEGLTGVGETRMLGHTDALLGYLHEAKTNHILGSDPFAVEDLVKRMKYGDYGRAGEIVMSGIAVIEMACWDIKGKALGVPVWQLLGGKVTDKVKAYANGWYTTERTPEAYHKAAQGVMERGYKALKIDPFGTGHFELDHEQSLYAVSLIEAVRDAIGPDAELMLEMHGRFSPATAVRLAKDLAPFKPAWLEEPVPPENLKALEKVAAKVDMPVATGERIHDRIEFRELFESQAVDIIQPDVGHIGGIWETRKLAATAETHYMLVAPHNVGGPVLTAASLQVGFTAPNFKILEHFNDFADAEIKKVVKGAPQVVDGYFELSHEPGLGVELDVDAAAEFPQQQARFDLWAEGWEQRKPKGTEQ